In Yarrowia lipolytica chromosome 1F, complete sequence, a genomic segment contains:
- a CDS encoding uncharacterized protein (Compare to YALI0F00220g, no similarity), with the protein MSPTTGEADKTTPSTVPASSAISQTKGRCSFTLFSRRNDWTRSGEVDCVSFEPDSMKPFDVELTDAQKQTLGSPRGHKKNIHVPKAFNLVSRNHASFVATDKQLFLFESKAKYGTKLDGQKLQLNTFYPLKEGSQVTLSPDCRAHGTAFDFEVESISFGKAPATPSVTFSSSSIVYKYDSEVSQGTSMDSSPNDAIVIDIDSDDEDTGEQSDIEVVGCAVSSGDNGEGQVGDAQRCHWSEEDEEDRNEDDDEEDEEDDEDEEDEEDEEDDEDDEEEEEDEDDSQNRNQRWLAASHDSDDDKDHDVEPATLVELLRSAPTARAPDENPHQIFFKPRRSNQDTLFGYDTLPAHEPGSFQTPENQFDNSEEAFLFEEDERAESLLKVHEAPAESSIVKPADTSEVSVGQESTKIPVTKSNEVAMDMESTKVSVKPVSTTVSVEATTQTPLIEKSSIIDMSTVQEPAESPAFQDASTNLPTAKETIIHEPAATAPEPLPTAAFQELASIPRVRKRTREEMVKEEEDLDVPLPKKSTEGRRIGQIFTAVAAGMLVGSIGTVTALASMST; encoded by the coding sequence ATGTCTCCCACCACGGGCGAAGCTGACAAGACCACACCTTCTACCGTTCCCGCCAGCTCTGCGATTTCGCAGACCAAGGGACGATGTTCCTTCACGCTCTTTTCCAGACGAAACGACTGGACTCGCAGCGGCGAAGTGGACTGTGTCTCTTTCGAGCCTGATTCTATGAAACCATTCGACGTGGAGCTCACCGACGCGCAGAAGCAGACCCTGGGGTCACCCAGAGgccacaaaaaaaacatccaTGTCCCCAAGGCCTTCAACCTCGTGTCTCGCAACCACGCCAGCTTTGTAGCCACGGATAAAcagctgtttctgtttgagagcaaggCAAAGTACGGCACCAAGCTGGACGGCCAGAAGTTGCAGCTCAACACCTTTTATCCCCTGAAGGAAGGCTCGCAAGTGACCCTGTCCCCTGACTGCAGGGCACACGGCACCGCCTTTGAttttgaggttgagagCATCTCCTTTGGAAAAGCTCCTGCCACTCCTTCTGTGACCTTTTCTTCCTCGAGCATTGTTTACAAATACGACAGCGAGGTTTCCCAGGGCACCAGCATGGACTCTTCCCCCAACGATGCCATCGTTATTGACATTGATTCCGACGATGAAGATACTGGCGAACAATCCGACATTGAAGTCGTTGGTTGTGCCGTTTCGTCGGGTGACAACGGGGAAGGGCAAGTTGGAGATGCTCAGCGATGCCACTGGtccgaagaagacgaagaggaTCGCAACGAGGAcgatgacgaagaagacgaagaagatgatgaagacgaagaagacgaagaagacgaagaagacgatgaagacgatgaagaggaagaagaggacgaggacgactcTCAAAACAGAAACCAACGTTGGCTCGCGGCTTCTCATGATTCCGATGATGACAAGGATCATGATGTTGAGCCGGCCActcttgttgagcttctcaGATCGGCTCCCACTGCTCGTGCGCCTGATGAAAATCCCCATCAGATTTTTTTCAAACCTAGAAGAAGCAACCAGGACACCCTTTTTGGCTACGACACCTTGCCAGCTCACGAGCCAGGATCGTTCCAGACACCTGAGAATCAGTTCGATAACTCAGAGGAAGCCTTCCTAtttgaggaggatgagagAGCTGAATCTTTGCTAAAGGTACATGAAGCTCCTGCTGAAAGCTCCATTGTGAAACCTGCAGATACCTCCGAGGTCTCCGTTGGTCAGGAGTCAACCAAGATACCTGTTACAAAGTCCAACGAGGTTGCCATGGATATGGAGTCCACCAAGGTCTCTGTCAAGCCGGTATCTACCACCGTCTCAGTCGAGGCTACAACCCAAACTCCCCTTATCGAGAAGTCCTCCATCATCGATATGTCAACCGTCCAAGAGCCCGCCGAGAGCCCAGCCTTCCAGGACGCTTCTACCAACCTTCCCACCGCCAAGGAGACAATCATTCACGAGCCTGCTGCCACAGCCCCGGAGCCTCTTCCCACAGCGGCTTTCCAGGAGCTGGCATCCATTCCTCGAGTTCGTAAGCGAACCCGGGAGGAGATGGtgaaggaagaggaggatctgGATGTACCTCTGCCTAAGAAGTCCACCGAAGGCCGACGAATTGGGCAGATCTTCACCGCCGTTGCAGCTGGTATGCTTGTGGGAAGTATCGGCACCGTGACTGCTCTGGCTAGCATGTCCACTTAG
- a CDS encoding uncharacterized protein (Compare to YALI0F00286g, similar to DEHA0E09625g Debaryomyces hansenii IPF 12157.1, similar to Saccharomyces cerevisiae SKI3 (YPR189W); ancestral locus Anc_7.546), producing the protein MSAQALKELLKRCKEAISSGRFPDAIEAANDALEVDEENYQATLLLGKAQYLNKDNTAACAAYDKAIKLEPTQPLAYIGLLQACNVRSNGKKYLATLIEVLKILCGQDHQTKANDTYCKSERAIYSHATPETQLEFTKLQIPGSPLFSLMESVMPKPAFTYEKLVKMEEEQEKKALNKALADANFTITGKKKRTPQQVRYDFHSKSNLPFLYQELINWTNNDELRIETEKKLLKCRADLLASAPPGKEKEQLHMEVSDMVDGAVVIKARDSLAWDLYLEWLDPRDLGDLPSETVNEYLDFFSETGLHKILSGYIYSDISSMVRTKKEDKKDNEEGEDGAKDGEAAEDGDIEKTAKVDKKEPKKEPKEPKKEPKDSKEKDAAEGDDDLTGLEEKDGGNDEVLSEDITTYLSEGLKQDPKSILGHRISAQYYFHHKEYAEAIRMCLSGIETANKYHDTWLSHVKNALRHFSIILGTCYIFYQAPKNFDNALEIFNAVLEEEPKNVAGLVGKGLILVEKKQWSEARTLLQEVVDKNPDNSQALFELSWCCVLMGDYEQGRKGLEHVIGLVTGSDSVSRDLRAQCYWRIGQSYEKEGHDDTQVIFQAYLKSLTENPNFAPSYTALGLLYADSVGDQARASKCFYKALELSAQEIKAAERLAIEFSDKGDWDAVEVIANRVIGVMKDKVAWPYRALGISYLNKNDFGKAIVNFQWVLRVDSTDVNAWTGLGEAYKKAGRLTSALKALERANQLISKQEGDDSTDNQLDKWIPGYLAAVSHSELAEYSAALEILENILQHHPHENIVLRALQTTLNSAATASITDGLYVEGANYAIKSLESCVVSVGLGHQSQDLWKSIGDACAVFLRVESQIQRFPIELAKKIFSGMSADKVREFNNFAERNFSFDSNHALLVQIGEHDGQPLDGADLEYPTPVTQESINVLYLTAFKYSLLCARPDPSTQAAGWYNLGLAELGLALKAQDKSDDNLNLAASQCLKRALHIEHKNADIWNAFGVASVRLNVRVAQHCFIRALTLNNRAPQIWANLGALYLGQGDLELAKESFSLTQTMDPEFVEAWQGLGIIASVTGDEKKARANFEQSFVVSKGVQDLAKLLYGLSVFEKVSCTGSREVAVENATLALDKLLKAKPNSKLGLLLRGSLLEFQGDYEEAEIQITNLCNALEVLYEELESDHDLEDFAKAKSQLARIALGMHDFEAAIQHAEFALDVAQERPNLTKTRLSAQITCGLAHFFISQFDESISCFQQALEESDEDQEIVVLLVQVLWAKGGEARDVARDQLYDSVEHKGSNLQIALVLGAIGLVEDNSDLQDAALDELNGLSLDLKLKDTGNKLEWVTSLLAKSLTGSDFEAALPWRRSAFVNHSEYKVWSHVDKKIALQVANQNALNRASFDYTQLSDALVDIGTLECAQRALFLRPSSVDAWKTLAGCV; encoded by the exons ATGTCTGCTCAGGCATTGAAGGAGTTGCTAAAGCGATGCAAAGAGGCAATCTCTAGCGGGCGGTTCCCCGACGCTATTGAGGCTGCCAACGATGCTCTCGAGGTCGATGAGGAAAACTACCAGGC aacaCTGCTGCTAGGAAAGGCTCAATatctcaacaaggacaacaCCGCCGCTTGCGCCGCCTACGACAAGGCTATCAAGCTGGAGCCCACCCAGCCCCTGGCGTACATTGGCCTGTTGCAGGCATGCAACGTTCGATCCAATGGCAAAAAGTACCTGGCCACCCTGATCGAGGTACTCAAGATTCTGTGCGGACAGGACCACCagaccaaggccaacgACACCTACTGCAAAAGTGAACGGGCGATCTACTCACACGCCACCCCCGAGACACAGCTGGAGTTCACCAAACTGCAGATCCCCGGCTCGCCGCTCTTTTCGCTCATGGAGTCTGTCATGCCTAAACCGGCCTTTACCTACGAGAAGCTCGTTaaaatggaggaggagcaggaaaaGAAGGCGCTCAACAAGGCACTGGCTGATGCTAACTTCACCATCACAGGCAAGAAGAAACGAACGCCCCAGCAAGTGCGGTACGACTTCCACAGCAAATCCAACCTGCCATTCTTGTACCaggagctcatcaactGGACCAACAATGACGAGCTGCGAATCgagacagagaagaaaCTGCTCAAGTGCCGAGCAGATCTCTTGGCCAGTGCGCCTCCGggcaaggagaaggaacagCTACATATGGAGGTCTCGGATATGGTCGATGGTGCCGTGGTCATCAAGGCACGCGACTCACTGGCCTGGGACCTGTATCTCGAGTGGCTTGATCCCCGGGATCTTGGCGACCTCCCCAGCGAGACAGTCAATGAGTACCTGGACTTTTTCTCTGAGACTGGTCTCCACAAGATTCTCAGTGGATACATTTATTCCGACATCTCCAGCATGGTAAgaaccaagaaggaggacaaaAAGGACAATGAAGAAGGCGAGGATGGAGCGAAGGATGGAGAGGCTGCCGAAGATGGTGATATTGAGAAGACTGCAAAGGTCGACAAAAAGGAACCTAAGAAAGAGCCCAAGGAGCCCAAAAAGGAGCCTAAGGATTCCAAGGAAAAGGACGCTGCCGAAGGCGATGATGACCTCACTGgactggaggagaaggacggCGGCAATGACGAGGTTCTGTCGGAGGACATCACAACATACCTTTCCGAGGGTCTCAAGCAGGACCCCAAGTCGATCCTGGGTCACCGAATATCTGCTCAGTATTACTTCCACCACAAGGAGTATGCTGAGGCGATTCGAATGTGTCTTTCCGGTATTGAGACTGCCAACAAGTACCACGACACCTGGCTAAGTCATGTGAAGAACGCTCTCAGACATTTCAGCATCATTCTAGGAACCTGTTACATCTTCTACCAGGCCCCTAAGAACTTTGACAACGCTCTGGAGATCTTCAACGCAGttctcgaggaggagcccaagaaCGTGGCTGGTCTCGTTGGTAAGGGCCTGATTCTGGTAGAGAAAAAGCAGTGGTCAGAGGCCCGAACCCTGCTCCAGGAGGTTGTGGACAAGAACCCCGACAACAGCCAGGCTCTTTTCGAGCTGTCGTGGTGCTGTGTCTTGATGGGTGACTATGAACAGGGCCGAAAGGGTCTTGAGCATGTAATTGGCCTTGTCACCGGTTCCGACTCTGTTTCCCGGGACCTCCGAGCTCAATGCTATTGGCGAATTGGCCAGTCTtacgagaaggagggtcATGATGATACACAAGTCATTTTCCAGGCATACCTCAAATCGCTCACGGAGAACCCCAACTTTGCTCCCTCATACACTGCTCTTGGTTTGCTGTACGCTGACTCTGTTGGCGATCAGGCCCGAGCCTCTAAGTGTTTCtacaaggctctggagctcaGTGCACAGGAAATCAAGGCTGCCGAGAGACTGGCCATTGAGTTTTCTGACAAGGGAGACTGGGATGCTGTTGAGGTGATTGCGAACCGAGTCATTGGTGTGATGAAGGACAAGGTTGCGTGGCCCTACAGAGCCCTCGGTATATCAtatctcaacaagaacgacTTTGGCAAGGCCATCGTCAACTTCCAGTGGGTTCTTCGAGTCGATTCCACTGACGTGAATGCTTGGACTGGCCTCGGAGAGGCATATAAGAAGGCAGGACGTCTGACGAGTGCTCTGAAGGCCCTTGAGCGTGCCAACCAACTCATTTCCAAGCAGGAGGGCGATGATTCTACTGATAACCAGCTCGACAAGTGGATTCCTGGCTatcttgctgctgtttctcATTCCGAGCTTGCAGAGTACTCcgctgctctggagattcTTGAGAACATTCTCCAGCACCATCCCCACGAGAACATTGTTCTGCGAGCTCTGCAAACCACACTCAACAGCGCTGCTACTGCATCTATCACCGATGGACTCTACGTTGAGGGCGCCAATTACGCCATCAAGTCTCTGGAGTCGTGTGTCGTGAGtgttggccttggccaccAATCTCAAGATTTGTGGAAGTCTATTGGTGACGCTTGTGCGGTCTTCCTACGAGTGGAGAGTCAGATCCAGCGGTTCCCCATCGAGCTGGCGAAGAAGATCTTTTCCGGCATGTCTGCAGACAAGGTACGGGAGTTCAACAACTTTGCCGAGCGAAACTTTTCGTTCGACTCCAACCACGCTCTTCTCGTTCAGATTGGAGAGCATGACGGCCAGCCTCTGGACGGCGCTGATTTGGAGTACCCTACTCCCGTGACTCAGGAGTCCATCAACGTGCTCTACCTGACTGCCTTCAAATACTCTCTTCTGTGTGCTCGTCCCGACCCCTCCACCCAGGCTGCAGGATGGTATAATCTCGGTTTGGCCGAGCTAGGTCTGGCCCTCAAGGCTCAGGACAAGAGCGACGACAACCTCAACCTGGCTGCTTCTCAGTGTCTCAAGCGAGCCCTGCACATCGAGCACAAGAACGCCGACATTTGGAACGCATTTGGTGTGGCTTCTGTTCGGCTCAACGTTCGAGTCGCTCAGCATTGTTTCATCCGAGCTCTGACTCTCAACAACCGGGCTCCTCAGATCTGGGCCAATCTTGGTGCTCTGTACCTCGGTCAAGGCGACCTGGAGCTAGCCAAGGAATCCTTCAGTCTAACCCAGACCATGGATCCTGAGTTCGTTGAGGCCTGGCAGGGTCTTGGTATCATTGCCAGCGTTACTGgagatgagaagaaggcccGGGCAAACTTCGAGCAATCCTTTGTGGTTTCCAAGGGTGTTCAGGACCTCGCCAAGCTTCTTTACGGACTCTCAGTGTTCGAGAAGGTCAGCTGCACTGGTTCTCGAGAAGTTGCAGTTGAGAACGCTACTCTCGCCTTGgacaagctgctcaaggctAAACCCAACTCCAAGCTCGGTCTGCTGCTACGAGGATCTCTTTTGGAGTTCCAGGGTGACtacgaggaggctgagatTCAAATCACCAACCTCTGTAACGCTCTTGAGGTGCTCTACGAGGAACTGGAGTCTGATCATGACCTGGAGGATtttgccaaggccaagtctCAGCTCGCTCGAATTGCTCTTGGTATGCACGACTTCGAGGCTGCTATTCAGCACGCGGAGTTTGCTCTGGATGTTGCCCAGGAGCGACCCAACCTCACCAAGACGCGGCTCTCTGCACAAATCACGTGCGGCCTGGCCCACTTTTTTATCTCGCAGTTTGACGAGTCCATCTCGTGTTTCCAGCAGGCTCTTGAGGAGTCTGATGAGGATCAGGAGATTGTGGTTCTGCTTGTGCAGGTTCTGTGGGCCAAGGGCGGTGAGGCCCGTGATGTGGCTCGAGACCAGCTCTACGACTCTGTGGAGCACAAGGGATCCAATCTGCAGATTgctcttgttcttggagcTATTGGtctggtggaggacaaTTCCGACCTGCAGGATGCTGCACTTGATGAGCTTAACGGCCTGTCTCTGGATCtgaagctcaaggacactGGCAACAAGCTCGAGTGGGTGACATCACTACTTGCTAAGAGTCTCACGGGATCCGATTTTGAGGCTGCCCTGCCCTGGAGACGGTCTGCGTTTGTCAACCACTCCGAGTACAAGGTGTGGAGCCAtgtggacaagaagattgcTCTGCAGGTGGCCAACCAGAACGCTCTCAACCGAGCAAGCTTTGACTACACACAGCTTTCTGATGCTCTGGTGGATATTGGTACCCTGGAATGTGCCCAGCGAGCTCTCTTCCTGCGGCCCTCTTCTGTTGACGCGTGGAAGACTCTTGCTGGGTGTGTTTAA
- a CDS encoding uncharacterized protein (Compare to YALI0F00242g, weakly similar to DEHA0G02002g Debaryomyces hansenii IPF 937.1) — MSYFYAPPPPPPPSNSGTAPTPTFTSKHREEDEEDEESLLAKKLAANGPVPIQGTSVLLITPEDIEKWRAERRQNWPTRKRVQEKQEKEREQQTKKQKTNPGDMDKLPTANNSNKESGPKKCSFFMKTGKCRFGDKCRFSHDKSGATATGSASSGGAPAPPADHASKVYRRYQPPKKMPLYKKLFRTDIMKENETLLAFINHLNEQGLLD; from the coding sequence ATGTCCTATTTCTACGCACCGCCTCCGCCTCCGCCACCAAGCAACAGCGGCACAGCCCCCACACCCACATTCACGTCTAAACACCGcgaggaagacgaagaagacgaggagtCGCTGCTAGCTAAAAAGCTGGCGGCTAATGGCCCTGTCCCTATCCAGGGAACATCAGTGCTGCTTATCACACCAGAGGACATTGAGAAATGGAGAGCAGAACGACGCCAAAACTGGCCCACGCGCAAACGGGtgcaggagaagcaggaAAAGGAACGGGAACAACAAACTaagaaacagaagacaAACCCAGGCGATATGGACAAACTGCCAACCGcaaacaacagcaacaaaGAATCTGGCCCCAAAAAATGTTCTTTCTTCATGAAAACAGGAAAATGCAGATTCGGAGACAAGTGCAGATTCTCACACGACAAATCAGGGGCCACTGCAACGGGCTCTGCAAGCTCAGGTGGAGCACCTGCACCTCCGGCAGACCACGCTTCAAAGGTCTACAGACGGTACCAGCCACCCAAAAAGATGCCGctgtacaagaagctcTTCCGGACCGACATTATGAAGGAGAACGAAACTCTACTTGCATTCATTAACCATCTCAACGAGCAGGGACTGCTGGATTAG
- a CDS encoding uncharacterized protein (Compare to YALI0F00264g, similar to Saccharomyces cerevisiae YGL080W; ancestral locus Anc_6.199, similar to wi|NCU08794.1 Neurospora crassa NCU08794. 1 hypothetical protein) has protein sequence MSNGSIISRTTNYIFSKDFVKYICSTHFWGPVSNFGIPVAAVMDLKKDPTKISGPMTGSLIVYSLVFMKYATAVTPWNPLLFGCHFVNECAQLGQGARYVNYWYLGGRDKALKDGTAAPLPEKQ, from the exons ATGTCCAACGGTAGCATCATCAGCAGAACGACCAACTacatcttctccaaggacTTTGTGAAAT acattTGCTCCACCCACTTTTGGGGACCCGTTTCCAACTTTGGAATCCCCGTGGCTGCGGTGATGGATCTTAAGAAGGACCCCACCAAAATCTCCGGCCCCATGACCGGCTCTCTGATTGTCTACTCTCTGGTTTTCATGAAGTACGCCACCGCCGTGACCCCCTGGAACCCTCTGCTGTTCGGCTGCCACTTTGTCAATGAGTGTGCTCAGCTCGGCCAGGGCGCTCGATACGTCAACTACTGGTACTTGGGCGGACGAGAtaaggctctcaaggacggaACCGCTGCTCCTCTCCCCGAGAAACAGTAG
- a CDS encoding uncharacterized protein (Compare to YALI0F00198g, similar to uniprot|Q08951 Saccharomyces cerevisiae ORF YPL195W Alpha/gamma adaptin, similar to Saccharomyces cerevisiae APL5 (YPL195W); ancestral locus Anc_6.201), with translation MSLTTRDDVRNRLRPFGVIFESTLTDLIKGIRAAKDLPAKERFLKQAVSDCHQEARNQDLTVKTLAILKLAYLEMLGYDMSWASFHVLEVMSSPKFQQKRVGYLAAIQSYRDDDDVLMLATNLLKRDLTSSSPVEVSVSLSAIATIVTPSLAQDVHPEIVKMLSHSKPYIRKKAVLAMYKIFLQYPEALRTSFSRLRDRLDDSDPSVVSATVNVICELAKKHSKNYVPLAPQLYQLLTTSSNNWMMIKILKLFSSLAPIEPRLKPKLLPQIMTLIQSTSALSLQYECINCIVSGGMLGEDDHDVAGVCVEKLSSFVNQGDQNLKYVGLLALGKIVKVHPILVGKLQGVILECLKENADSTIRERALELANDLASEHNVETIVNLLLSQQLTHASISYILDMCCRDTYSLISDFEWFLNVLKKLALVDFPLEDPARIGETLRDLCMRVPDMREEITGVCYEIFTDGGVYLRNPGVLPPVLFCLSEYPMHRQKDILDFCLNSYSHVRENSGSSNNAVDLAVCVCIVKVFGKFCEGIIWSSPNELYVKKTVTNVIKFLSSYLASPDYELQDFATQFSELFKVISESLEEEGVPVLLTEVLPSFFAYELNPVAPDTQKRIPFLDLELPPELEQTLEVEFSDIEDEEVYVEEEFTPQFASTVSGVQKESLLDARKERLEKQKDDPFYISRDTTPNPLKDEQVDVDSIPVVDLQINETSIKTPPIQTKPKRKIKIIKDEQIDGEIVPKLEVTKNVKKNVLIRPNQLDQFELEDDKDSPEVAQMKQELKDKKDKKDKKDKRDKKDKEKKPKSKAKKEGADGEVKEKKRKKRVAVIE, from the exons ATGTCGTTGACGACCAGAGATGATGTACGAAATCGGCTGCGGCCTTTTGGAGTCAT ATTCGAATCAACATTAACTGATCTCATTAAGGGTATTCGAGCCGCCAAAGATCTGCCCGCCAAAGAGCGGTTCCTCAAACAGGCAGTGTCCGACTGCCACCAGGAGGCCCGAAACCAGGATCTGACCGTCAAGACACTCGCCATCCTCAAACTGGCATATCTGGAGATGCTGGGTTACGACATGTCGTGGGCCTCCTTCCACGTCCTGGAGGTCATGAGCTCGCCAAAGTTCCAACAAAAACGAGTGGGCTACCTCGCTGCCATCCAGTCCTACcgtgacgacgacgatgtgTTGATGCTTGCGACCAACCTCCTTAAACGTGATCTGACGTCAAGCTCGCCGGTCGAGGTGTCCGTGTCTCTATCCGCAATCGCCACCATTGTCACCCCTTCACTCGCTCAGGACGTGCACCCCGAAATTGTCAAAATGCTGTCCCATTCGAAACCCTACATCCGAAAGAAGGCAGTGCTGGCAATGTATAAGATCTTCCTCCAGTACCCAGAGGCACTGCGGACGTCGTTCTCTCGTCTCAGAGATCGACTCGATGATTCAGACCCCTCAGTTGTTTCTGCCACAGTCAACGTGATCTGTGAGCTCGCCAAGAAGCACTCAAAGAACTACGTGCCCCTGGCCCCACAACTCTACCAGCTGCTGACCACGTCCTCCAATAACTGGATGATGATTAAGATCCTCAAGCTGTTCTCGTCGTTGGCACCCATTGAGCCTCGGCTTAAACCTAAGCTGTTGCCTCAGATCATGACCCTGATCCAGTCCACCTCGGCACTCTCCCtccagtacgagtgcaTCAACTGCATTGTGAGCGGAGGCATGCTAGGAGAAGACGACCACGATGTGgctggtgtctgtgtcgagAAGCTGTCGTCTTTTGTGAACCAAGGCGACCAGAATCTCAAGTACGTGGGTCTTTTAGCGCTTGGGAAGATCGTCAAGGTCCATCCCATTCTTGTTGGAAAGCTGCAGGGTGTCATTCTGGAATGCCTCAAGGAAAACGCCGATTCCACGATCCGAGAACGAGCACTGGAGCTTGCCAACGATCTTGCATCGGAACACAATGTTGAAACCATTGTGAACCTGCTGCTTTCCCAGCAACTTACCCACGCGTCCATTTCATACATTCTGGACATGTGCTGCAGAGACACATACTCACTCATTTCCGACTTTGAGTGGTTCTTGAAtgtgctcaagaagctcgcACTGGTCGATTTCCCTCTCGAAGACCCTGCTCGGATCGGAGAAACGCTCCGAGATCTGTGCATGCGAGTCCCCGATATGCGAGAGGAGATTACCGGAGTTTGCTACGAAATATTCACAGACGGAGGTGTGTATCTCCGGAACCCCGGCGTCCTGCCTCCCgttctcttctgtctcagCGAGTACCCCATGCATCGACAAAAGGACATTTTGGACTTTTGCCTCAACTCATACTCGCACGTCAGAGAGAAcagtggcagcagcaacaatgCTGTCGATCTGGCCGTTTGTGTATGCATCGTGAAGGTGTTTGGCAAGTTCTGCGAGGGCATCATCTGGTCATCTCCCAACGAGCTTTATGTTAAAAAGACTGTGACCAATGTGATCAAGTTTTTGTCGTCATATCTTGCGTCGCCGGACTACGAGCTGCAGGACTTTGCCACCCAGTTTTCCGAGCTCTTCAAGGTCATTtccgagtctctggaggaggagggtgtgCCTGTGCTTCTTACCGAGGTGCTGCCGTCTTTCTTTGCATATGAACTGAATCCTGTGGCACCAGACACTCAGAAGAGAATTCCATTCTTAGATCTGGAGCTCCCTCCCGAGCTTGAGCAGACCCTGGAAGTGGAATTCTCTGACattgaggacgaggaggtttatgttgaggaggagtttaCCCCCCAATTTGCTTCTACGGTCAGTGGAGTGCAGAAGGAGAGTCTACTGGATGCTCGTAAGGAGCGACTagagaagcagaaggaTGATCCGTTCTACATTTCTCGAGACACTACGCCCAATcctctcaaggacgagcaGGTGGACGTCGATTCCATCCCCGTGGTGGACCTGCAGATCAACGAGACATCGATAAAGACTCCGCCCATTCAGACCAAGCCGAAGCGCAAGATTaagatcatcaaggacgagcAGATTGATGGCGAGATTGTGCCCAAGTTGGAGGTGACCAAGaacgtcaagaagaacgtTTTGATTCGGCCCAACCAGCTCGACCAGtttgagctggaggacgacaaggactcGCCCGAGGTTGCGCAGATGAAgcaggagctcaaggacaagaaagataagaaggacaagaaggacaagaggGACAAAAAGGACAAGGAAAAGAAGCCCAAGagcaaggccaagaaggagggggCTGATGGcgaggtcaaggagaagaagcgcAAGAAGCGGGTTGCCGTCATCGAGTAG